One stretch of Planctomycetota bacterium DNA includes these proteins:
- a CDS encoding NarK/NasA family nitrate transporter, with protein sequence MKSVSESGPRTRVLLLSTTAFTLLFNVWLMLGVLGIPIRKELALSDTQLEWLIATAILAGSLLRLSFGIWADRFGGRNVFVALLLWCAVPTYLFSRATSYWELLLCALGFGTAGNAFSAGVAWCSNWYPQHRKGTALGIFGAGNVGAAGTKLLLVLVPSLLTLVPAGGILYGVIPGGWRFIPALYSALLVLMAGAIVWLAPTPDPTPARSRSLLELMQPLRHMRVWRFGLYYVVVFGAYVAMSGWLPKFYVDTFGLQLRDAALLTALFIFPASLLRPLGGYLSDRFGPRGVTYAVFAVMFVALLALAVPSGSYFGVNYALNVQAFTLLILIVGCGMGIGKASVFKYIPNYFPSDVGAVGGLVGMLGALGGFFLPPLFGWLGRTTGMPQMAFAALAALTGICTVWLHAVVVRSRSQALAAEAAMAVEGT encoded by the coding sequence ATGAAATCGGTGTCTGAATCGGGGCCACGCACGCGGGTTCTCCTGCTGTCGACCACGGCGTTTACGCTGCTGTTCAATGTCTGGCTGATGCTGGGCGTGCTGGGCATTCCCATCCGCAAGGAACTCGCGCTGAGCGACACGCAGCTCGAATGGTTGATCGCCACGGCGATCCTGGCGGGTTCGCTGCTGAGGCTCAGCTTTGGCATCTGGGCCGATCGCTTCGGCGGCCGCAATGTGTTTGTGGCGCTGCTGCTGTGGTGCGCCGTGCCGACGTACTTGTTTAGCCGCGCGACGAGCTACTGGGAGTTGCTGCTCTGCGCGCTCGGCTTTGGCACGGCTGGCAACGCCTTTTCGGCCGGCGTGGCCTGGTGCTCGAACTGGTATCCGCAACATCGCAAGGGAACAGCGCTCGGCATCTTTGGCGCTGGCAACGTCGGCGCCGCCGGAACCAAGCTGCTGCTCGTGTTGGTGCCGAGTTTGCTCACCCTGGTGCCTGCTGGCGGCATCCTGTACGGCGTGATTCCCGGCGGCTGGCGATTCATTCCGGCGCTTTATTCAGCCTTGCTGGTGTTGATGGCCGGGGCGATTGTCTGGCTGGCGCCGACGCCCGACCCAACGCCGGCGCGTTCGCGCTCGCTGTTGGAACTGATGCAGCCGTTGCGCCACATGCGAGTCTGGCGATTCGGCCTGTACTACGTCGTCGTGTTCGGCGCGTACGTGGCCATGTCGGGCTGGTTGCCGAAATTTTACGTCGACACCTTTGGCTTGCAACTGCGCGATGCCGCGCTGTTGACCGCGCTGTTCATCTTCCCGGCCAGCTTGTTGCGGCCACTGGGTGGCTACCTGTCCGATCGCTTTGGGCCGCGCGGGGTGACCTATGCGGTGTTCGCAGTGATGTTCGTGGCGCTGTTGGCCTTGGCTGTACCGTCGGGTTCGTACTTCGGCGTGAACTATGCGCTGAATGTCCAGGCTTTCACACTGCTGATCCTGATCGTTGGCTGCGGCATGGGCATCGGCAAAGCTTCGGTGTTCAAGTACATCCCCAACTATTTTCCCAGCGACGTCGGTGCCGTCGGCGGACTGGTCGGCATGTTGGGTGCGCTCGGCGGCTTCTTCCTGCCGCCGCTATTCGGCTGGCTAGGTCGCACGACGGGCATGCCGCAGATGGCGTTTGCCGCGCTGGCGGCGCTGACCGGCATTTGCACCGTCTGGCTCCATGCCGTGGTGGTTCGCTCGCGCAGCCAGGCGTTGGCTGCCGAAGCGGCGATGGCCGTGGAAGGTACTTAG
- a CDS encoding cyanophycinase: MALCLRTLVLTVIFTLLWLATFAGEQPRSALNAELSAHQRAALAEPAAPPVGPRQGALVIGGGGTLSRAIWEKFIELAGGPSAPIVIVPTASSLESFGDDWPTIRTLRSLGVKDLTVLHTRDRSVADSKEFIKPLLRAKGVWISGGKQLRLVSTYFGTQTQKALFEVLERGGVIGGTSAGATIQGIYASFPGRSDTPYEPGFGFLRNTVIDQHLLVRRRENDLTNIIQEHPDVLGIGIDEKTAIVVQDDTMDVLGESKVAIYDGNRDRDGDEPGYYFLEPGDRFDLRTRSEVTVPAEAAVHAESVVDGKTSAPAHGKVRTVSNTTTIPSPQPVSTASGGQ, encoded by the coding sequence ATGGCGTTGTGCCTGCGCACGCTAGTTTTGACCGTAATCTTCACGTTGCTGTGGCTGGCGACCTTTGCCGGCGAACAGCCACGTTCTGCTTTGAACGCCGAGTTGTCCGCTCACCAGCGGGCCGCTTTGGCCGAGCCGGCCGCGCCGCCGGTCGGGCCGCGCCAGGGGGCGCTGGTCATTGGGGGCGGCGGCACCCTGAGCCGGGCGATCTGGGAGAAGTTCATCGAACTGGCCGGCGGCCCTTCGGCGCCGATCGTCATCGTGCCGACCGCTAGCAGCTTGGAATCGTTCGGCGACGATTGGCCCACGATCCGCACGCTGCGTTCCCTGGGAGTCAAGGATCTGACGGTCCTGCACACGCGCGACCGCTCGGTGGCTGATAGTAAAGAGTTCATCAAGCCGCTGCTACGGGCCAAGGGAGTGTGGATCAGCGGCGGCAAGCAACTGCGGTTGGTGTCGACCTATTTCGGCACCCAGACGCAAAAGGCGTTGTTCGAAGTCTTGGAGCGTGGCGGCGTGATCGGCGGCACCTCGGCCGGCGCGACGATTCAAGGGATTTACGCCTCGTTCCCCGGCCGCAGCGACACTCCGTACGAGCCAGGCTTTGGCTTTCTGCGCAACACGGTGATCGATCAGCATCTGCTGGTTCGTCGCCGCGAAAACGATCTGACGAACATCATCCAAGAACACCCGGACGTGCTCGGCATTGGCATCGATGAAAAGACAGCCATCGTTGTGCAAGACGACACGATGGACGTCCTGGGCGAAAGCAAGGTCGCCATCTACGACGGCAACCGCGATCGCGACGGCGACGAGCCAGGCTATTACTTCCTGGAGCCAGGCGACCGGTTCGACTTGCGGACTCGATCCGAGGTGACGGTGCCGGCCGAAGCGGCCGTGCATGCCGAGTCAGTGGTCGACGGCAAGACGAGCGCTCCGGCCCACGGCAAAGTGCGGACGGTGTCGAACACGACGACCATTCCGTCGCCCCAGCCGGTCTCAACCGCCTCGGGCGGGCAGTAA